One Pseudomonas rhizophila DNA window includes the following coding sequences:
- the rpsC gene encoding 30S ribosomal protein S3 has product MGQKVHPIGIRLGIVKEHTSVWYADGRTYADYLFADLKVREYLQDKLKSASVSRIDIHRPAQTARITIHTARPGIVIGKKGEDVEKLRQDLTKQMGVPVHINIEEIRKPELDGMLVAQSVAQQLERRVMFRRAMKRAVQNAMRIGAKGIKIQVSGRLGGAEIARTEWYREGRVPLHTLRADIDYANYEAHTTYGVIGVKVWIFKGEVIGGRQEELKPQAPAPRKKAAK; this is encoded by the coding sequence ATGGGTCAGAAAGTACATCCCATTGGCATTCGCCTGGGAATCGTCAAGGAGCACACCTCCGTCTGGTACGCAGACGGTCGGACTTATGCGGACTACTTGTTCGCTGATCTGAAGGTGCGTGAGTATCTCCAAGACAAACTAAAAAGCGCGTCCGTAAGCCGTATCGATATCCATCGTCCGGCGCAGACTGCACGCATCACCATCCACACTGCTCGTCCAGGTATCGTTATCGGGAAGAAAGGTGAAGATGTTGAGAAGCTGCGTCAGGACCTGACCAAGCAAATGGGTGTGCCTGTGCACATCAATATCGAAGAGATCCGCAAGCCGGAGCTCGACGGTATGCTGGTTGCGCAGAGCGTAGCTCAGCAGCTGGAGCGTCGTGTAATGTTCCGTCGCGCTATGAAGCGCGCTGTACAGAACGCAATGCGCATTGGTGCCAAAGGCATCAAAATCCAAGTGAGCGGTCGTCTCGGCGGTGCTGAAATCGCACGTACTGAATGGTATCGCGAAGGTCGTGTGCCACTGCACACCCTGCGTGCCGACATCGACTATGCCAACTACGAAGCTCACACCACCTATGGTGTGATCGGTGTAAAGGTTTGGATCTTCAAAGGCGAAGTAATTGGTGGTCGCCAAGAAGAGCTGAAGCCACAAGCACCAGCGCCTCGTAAAAAAGCTGCTAAGTAA
- the rplP gene encoding 50S ribosomal protein L16 → MLQPKRTKFRKQMTGHNRGLALRGSKVSFGEFALKSVARGRLTARQIESARRALTRHVKRGGKIWIRVFPDKPVTKKPLEVRMGKGKGNVEYWVAQIQPGKVLYEIEGVSEELAREAFALAAAKLPLATSFVKRTVM, encoded by the coding sequence ATGTTGCAACCAAAGCGTACGAAGTTCCGCAAGCAGATGACCGGTCACAACCGTGGCCTGGCATTGCGCGGTAGCAAAGTCAGCTTCGGCGAGTTCGCGCTGAAGTCTGTTGCTCGTGGTCGTCTCACCGCTCGTCAGATCGAGTCAGCGCGTCGTGCTCTGACCCGTCACGTAAAACGTGGCGGCAAGATCTGGATCCGTGTATTCCCGGACAAGCCTGTCACCAAGAAGCCACTCGAAGTTCGGATGGGTAAAGGTAAGGGTAACGTGGAGTACTGGGTTGCCCAGATTCAGCCAGGCAAAGTCCTGTATGAAATCGAGGGTGTTTCTGAAGAGCTGGCGCGTGAGGCTTTCGCCCTGGCTGCTGCAAAGCTGCCGCTCGCCACCTCCTTTGTTAAACGGACGGTGATGTGA
- the rpmC gene encoding 50S ribosomal protein L29 — protein sequence MKANELREKSAQQLNEQLLGLLRDQFNLRMQKATGQLGQSHLLSQVKRDIARVKTVLNQQAGK from the coding sequence ATGAAAGCGAATGAACTTCGTGAGAAATCAGCACAGCAGCTGAACGAGCAACTGCTCGGCCTGCTGCGCGACCAGTTCAATCTGCGCATGCAGAAAGCAACTGGCCAGTTGGGGCAGTCTCATCTGCTCTCGCAAGTTAAGCGTGACATCGCTCGCGTGAAAACTGTGCTCAACCAGCAGGCAGGTAAGTAA
- the rpsQ gene encoding 30S ribosomal protein S17 produces the protein MAEAEKTVRTLTGRVVSDKMDKTITVLIERRVKHPIYGKYVKRSTKLHAHDETNQCHIGDKVTIRETRPMAKTKSWALVDVLERAVEV, from the coding sequence ATGGCTGAAGCCGAAAAAACTGTCCGTACGCTGACTGGCCGTGTTGTCAGCGACAAGATGGACAAAACCATCACCGTTCTGATCGAGCGTCGCGTTAAGCACCCGATCTACGGTAAATACGTTAAGCGTTCGACTAAGCTGCACGCGCACGACGAAACCAATCAGTGCCACATCGGCGACAAAGTCACTATTCGTGAAACTCGTCCGATGGCCAAGACCAAGTCTTGGGCGCTGGTTGATGTTCTCGAACGCGCTGTGGAAGTCTAA
- the rplN gene encoding 50S ribosomal protein L14, translated as MIQTQSMLDVADNSGARRVMCIKVLGGSHRRYAGIGDIIKVTVKEAIPRGKVKKGQVMTAVVVRTRHGVRRADGSIIRFDGNAAVLLNNKQEPIGTRIFGPVTRELRTEKFMKIVSLAPEVL; from the coding sequence ATGATTCAGACTCAATCCATGCTCGATGTGGCCGATAACAGCGGCGCTCGCCGTGTTATGTGCATCAAGGTGCTGGGTGGCTCCCATCGTCGTTACGCTGGTATTGGTGACATCATCAAAGTTACCGTCAAGGAAGCAATTCCTCGCGGTAAGGTGAAAAAAGGCCAAGTGATGACTGCTGTTGTAGTCCGCACTCGCCACGGTGTTCGTCGCGCTGACGGCTCCATCATCCGCTTTGATGGCAACGCTGCTGTTCTGTTGAACAACAAGCAAGAGCCAATCGGCACCCGTATCTTTGGGCCAGTGACCCGTGAGCTTCGTACTGAGAAGTTCATGAAGATCGTCTCGCTCGCCCCAGAAGTGCTGTAA
- the rplX gene encoding 50S ribosomal protein L24, producing MQKIRRDDEIIVIAGKDKGKRGKVLKVLADNRLVVGGLNLVKRHTKPNPMSGVQGGIVEKEAPLHASNVAIFNGETNKADRVGFKVEDGKKIRVFKSTQKAVDA from the coding sequence ATGCAAAAGATTCGTCGTGACGACGAGATCATCGTGATCGCCGGCAAGGACAAGGGTAAGCGCGGTAAGGTGCTGAAGGTTCTCGCTGACAACCGTCTGGTTGTTGGTGGCCTGAACCTGGTCAAGCGCCATACCAAGCCTAACCCGATGTCGGGCGTACAGGGCGGTATCGTCGAGAAAGAAGCGCCACTGCACGCTTCCAACGTCGCCATTTTCAACGGCGAAACCAACAAGGCTGACCGCGTTGGTTTCAAAGTAGAAGACGGTAAGAAAATTCGTGTCTTCAAGTCGACCCAAAAAGCGGTTGATGCTTGA
- the rplE gene encoding 50S ribosomal protein L5, whose translation MARLKEIYRKEIAPKLKEELKLSNVMEVPRVTKITLNMGLGEAIGDKKVIEHAVADLEKITGQKVVVTYARKSIAGFKVREGWPIGVKVTLRRERMYEFLDRLLSISLPRVRDFRGLNAKSFDGRGNYSMGVKEQIIFPEIDYDKIDALRGLDITLTTTARTDDEGRALLRAFKFPFRN comes from the coding sequence ATGGCACGACTAAAAGAGATTTACCGGAAGGAAATCGCACCGAAGCTTAAGGAAGAACTTAAGCTTTCGAACGTGATGGAAGTTCCGCGCGTTACCAAAATCACCCTGAACATGGGTCTGGGCGAAGCGATCGGCGACAAAAAAGTCATCGAGCACGCTGTTGCTGACCTGGAAAAGATCACCGGTCAGAAAGTCGTTGTGACTTACGCTCGGAAATCCATCGCTGGCTTTAAAGTCCGTGAAGGTTGGCCGATCGGCGTCAAAGTGACCCTGCGCCGTGAGCGTATGTACGAGTTCCTGGATCGTCTGCTGTCGATCTCCCTGCCTCGGGTTCGCGACTTCCGCGGCCTGAATGCCAAGTCCTTCGATGGTCGTGGTAACTACAGCATGGGCGTTAAAGAGCAGATCATTTTCCCGGAAATCGATTACGACAAGATCGACGCTCTCCGCGGTCTGGACATTACCCTGACCACCACTGCTCGGACGGATGACGAAGGTCGCGCACTGCTGCGCGCTTTCAAATTCCCGTTCCGCAACTGA
- the rpsN gene encoding 30S ribosomal protein S14, protein MAKKSMKNRELKRQLTVAKYATKRAALKAIIVDLNASPEARWEATVALQKQPRDASASRMRNRCRLTGRPHGVYRKFGLGRNMLRQAAMRGDVPGLVKASW, encoded by the coding sequence ATGGCCAAGAAGAGCATGAAAAACCGTGAGCTGAAGCGTCAGCTCACCGTTGCCAAGTACGCCACCAAGCGTGCAGCGCTGAAAGCTATCATCGTTGATCTGAACGCAAGTCCAGAAGCGCGTTGGGAAGCTACCGTAGCACTGCAGAAGCAGCCACGTGACGCAAGCGCTTCGCGCATGCGTAACCGCTGCCGCCTGACTGGTCGTCCGCACGGCGTGTACCGCAAGTTCGGCCTCGGCCGTAACATGCTGCGTCAAGCTGCAATGCGTGGTGACGTTCCAGGTCTGGTTAAAGCCAGCTGGTAA
- the rpsH gene encoding 30S ribosomal protein S8 codes for MSMQDPLADMLTRIRNAQMAEKSVVSMPSSTLKVAVAKVLKDEGYIAGYQISSEIKPLLSIELKYFEGRPVIEEVKRVSRPGLRQYKSVEDLPKVRGGLGVSIVSTNKGVMTDRAARAAGVGGEVLCTVF; via the coding sequence ATGAGTATGCAGGACCCGTTAGCGGACATGCTAACTCGTATCCGTAATGCCCAGATGGCTGAAAAGTCCGTCGTAAGCATGCCATCTTCTACTTTGAAGGTAGCTGTTGCCAAAGTCCTGAAGGACGAAGGTTACATTGCGGGTTATCAGATCAGCAGCGAAATCAAGCCACTGCTGTCCATCGAGCTGAAGTACTTCGAAGGCCGTCCGGTCATCGAGGAAGTGAAGCGCGTTAGCCGTCCAGGCCTGCGTCAGTACAAGTCCGTCGAGGATCTGCCAAAAGTTCGTGGCGGTCTCGGTGTGTCTATCGTCTCCACCAACAAAGGTGTGATGACGGATCGTGCTGCGCGCGCTGCCGGTGTCGGCGGCGAAGTTCTTTGCACTGTGTTCTAA
- the rplF gene encoding 50S ribosomal protein L6, with product MSRVAKNPVKLPAGVEVKFAGQQLSVKGAKGTLQLNIHSSVEIVEEAGELRFAARNGDQQTRAMAGTTRALVNNMVQGVSQGFERKLQLVGVGYKAQAKGTVLNLALGFSHPVDYELPEGITAETPSQTDILIKGIDKQLVGQVAAEIRDFRPPEPYKGKGVRYADEVVRRKEAKKK from the coding sequence ATGTCACGCGTCGCTAAGAACCCCGTTAAGCTGCCAGCCGGTGTCGAAGTCAAATTCGCAGGCCAACAGCTTTCGGTGAAGGGTGCCAAGGGCACTCTGCAACTGAACATCCATTCGTCCGTTGAGATTGTTGAAGAAGCTGGTGAGCTGCGTTTCGCTGCTCGCAATGGCGATCAACAGACTCGCGCAATGGCTGGTACCACTCGTGCGTTGGTAAACAACATGGTCCAAGGCGTAAGCCAAGGCTTCGAGCGCAAGCTCCAGCTGGTCGGTGTTGGTTACAAGGCGCAAGCAAAAGGCACAGTGCTGAACCTGGCTCTTGGCTTCTCGCACCCAGTGGATTATGAACTGCCGGAAGGCATCACCGCTGAGACTCCTAGCCAGACCGATATCCTGATCAAGGGCATCGACAAGCAGCTGGTAGGTCAAGTGGCCGCCGAGATCCGCGACTTCCGTCCACCAGAGCCGTACAAAGGCAAAGGTGTGCGCTACGCGGACGAAGTCGTCCGTCGTAAAGAAGCCAAGAAGAAGTAG
- the rplR gene encoding 50S ribosomal protein L18: MTDKKVTRLRRARKARLKMHELEVVRLCVFRSSQHIYAQVISADGNKVLASASTLDKELRDGATGNIDAATKVGQLVATRAKAAGVSQVAFDRSGFKYHGRVKALADAAREAGLEF; the protein is encoded by the coding sequence ATGACCGACAAAAAAGTTACTCGACTGCGTCGCGCTCGCAAAGCACGCCTGAAAATGCACGAACTCGAAGTCGTGCGTCTCTGCGTGTTCCGCTCGTCGCAGCACATCTACGCCCAGGTCATTTCGGCCGACGGCAACAAAGTCCTGGCAAGTGCCTCGACTTTGGATAAAGAACTGCGTGATGGCGCCACTGGCAACATCGACGCGGCCACTAAGGTTGGCCAGCTGGTCGCTACGCGTGCTAAAGCCGCTGGCGTCTCGCAGGTGGCTTTCGACCGCTCTGGCTTCAAGTACCACGGCCGCGTCAAGGCGCTGGCTGATGCTGCTCGTGAAGCTGGGCTGGAGTTCTAA
- the rpsE gene encoding 30S ribosomal protein S5: MSNNDQKRDEGYIEKLVQVNRVAKTVKGGRIFTFTALTVVGDGKGRVGFGRGKSREVPAAIQKAMEAARRNMIQVDLNGTTLQYAMKSAHGASKVYMQPASEGTGIIAGGAMRAVLEVAGVQNVLAKCYGSTNPVNVVHATFKGLKAMQSPESIAAKRGKSVKEIF; the protein is encoded by the coding sequence ATGTCAAATAACGACCAAAAGCGCGACGAAGGCTACATCGAGAAGCTGGTTCAAGTTAACCGCGTAGCCAAAACCGTTAAAGGCGGCCGTATCTTCACTTTCACCGCGTTGACCGTGGTTGGTGATGGTAAAGGGCGTGTTGGCTTCGGCCGTGGCAAGTCGCGTGAAGTGCCTGCTGCGATCCAGAAGGCAATGGAAGCTGCTCGCCGCAACATGATCCAGGTTGATCTGAACGGCACCACTCTGCAGTACGCAATGAAGTCCGCCCATGGCGCTTCGAAGGTGTACATGCAGCCTGCTTCTGAAGGTACCGGTATCATCGCTGGCGGCGCTATGCGTGCTGTCCTCGAGGTTGCTGGCGTTCAGAACGTTCTGGCCAAGTGCTACGGCTCGACTAACCCAGTAAACGTGGTTCACGCCACTTTCAAGGGTTTGAAAGCAATGCAGTCTCCTGAATCCATTGCCGCCAAGCGTGGCAAAAGCGTCAAGGAGATCTTCTGA
- the rpmD gene encoding 50S ribosomal protein L30: MATVKVTLIKSMTGRIPNHKLCVKGLGLRRIGHTVEVLDTPENRGMINKAYYMLRVEG, encoded by the coding sequence ATGGCTACCGTAAAAGTTACGCTGATCAAAAGCATGACCGGCCGCATCCCTAACCACAAACTGTGCGTTAAGGGTTTGGGTCTGCGTCGCATCGGTCACACTGTAGAGGTCCTGGATACTCCCGAGAATCGCGGGATGATCAACAAGGCCTACTACATGCTGCGTGTAGAGGGTTAA
- the rplO gene encoding 50S ribosomal protein L15: MKLNDLSPAPGSRREKHRPGRGIGSGLGKTGGRGHKGQTSRSGGTIAPGFEGGQQPLHRRLPKFGFVSLKAMDRAEVRLSELAKVDGDIVTVQSLKDANVINQNVQRVKIMLSGEVARAVTIGKGIGATKGARAAIEAAGGKFEE; encoded by the coding sequence ATGAAACTCAATGATCTGAGTCCAGCGCCGGGTTCCCGTCGCGAAAAGCATCGTCCGGGCCGTGGTATCGGCAGTGGTTTGGGCAAGACCGGTGGCCGTGGCCACAAAGGTCAAACCTCCCGCTCCGGTGGCACCATTGCTCCAGGCTTTGAAGGCGGTCAACAGCCGCTGCATCGTCGCCTGCCGAAGTTCGGTTTCGTTTCCCTGAAGGCCATGGATCGCGCAGAAGTGCGTCTGTCCGAGCTGGCTAAAGTGGATGGCGACATCGTCACCGTGCAGTCCCTGAAGGATGCCAACGTGATCAACCAGAACGTACAGCGTGTGAAAATCATGCTGTCGGGCGAAGTTGCTCGCGCTGTCACCATCGGAAAGGGAATCGGCGCCACCAAAGGTGCGCGTGCGGCTATCGAAGCAGCTGGCGGCAAGTTCGAGGAATAA
- the secY gene encoding preprotein translocase subunit SecY, with protein MAKQGALSALGKGGMSELWARLRFLFLAIIVYRIGAHIPVPGINPDRLADLFRQNEGTILSLFNMFSGGALERMSIFALGIMPYISASIIMQLMTAVSPQLEQLKKEGEAGRRKISQYTRYLTVVLALVQAVGMSIGLAGQGVAFTGDFGFHFVAVTTFVAGAMFMMWLGEQITERGVGNGISMLIFAGIVAGLPRAIGQSFESARQGDINIFALVAIGLLAVAIIGFVVFIERGQRRIAVHYAKRQQGRKVFAAQTSHLPLKVNMAGVIPAIFASSILLFPASLGAWFGQSEGMGWLQDISQSIAPGQPLNILLFSAGIIFFCFFYTALMFNPKDVAENLKKSGAFIPGIRPGEQSARYIDGVLTRLTLFGALYMTAVCLLPQFLVVAANVPFYLGGTSLLIVVVVVMDFMSQVQSHLVSHQYESLMKKANLKGYGSGMLR; from the coding sequence ATGGCTAAGCAAGGTGCTCTCTCTGCGCTCGGCAAAGGCGGTATGTCTGAACTCTGGGCTCGTCTGCGTTTTCTGTTCCTGGCGATTATCGTCTACCGAATAGGCGCACACATCCCGGTTCCAGGTATCAACCCGGACCGACTCGCGGACCTGTTTCGACAGAATGAGGGGACCATTCTTAGCTTGTTCAACATGTTTTCCGGCGGTGCGCTGGAACGGATGAGTATCTTTGCTCTGGGGATCATGCCGTACATCTCGGCATCGATCATCATGCAACTGATGACCGCCGTCAGCCCACAGCTGGAACAGTTGAAGAAGGAAGGTGAAGCTGGCCGTCGCAAGATCAGCCAGTACACCCGCTACCTCACCGTCGTCCTTGCTCTTGTCCAGGCTGTTGGCATGTCCATCGGTCTGGCAGGGCAAGGCGTAGCGTTCACTGGTGACTTTGGCTTCCATTTCGTCGCAGTAACCACGTTTGTGGCGGGTGCGATGTTCATGATGTGGCTGGGTGAGCAGATTACTGAGCGTGGTGTTGGCAACGGTATCTCGATGTTGATTTTCGCAGGTATCGTCGCCGGTCTTCCGAGAGCGATCGGGCAGTCTTTCGAGTCTGCGCGTCAGGGTGACATCAACATTTTTGCCCTGGTTGCGATCGGTTTGCTGGCAGTAGCGATTATCGGTTTCGTGGTGTTCATTGAGCGTGGTCAGCGTCGTATTGCTGTTCACTACGCCAAGCGTCAGCAGGGCCGCAAGGTATTTGCTGCGCAGACTAGCCACTTGCCGCTGAAGGTGAATATGGCCGGTGTTATCCCGGCTATTTTTGCGAGCAGCATTTTGCTGTTCCCGGCTTCGCTGGGTGCCTGGTTTGGTCAGTCTGAAGGTATGGGCTGGCTGCAGGACATCTCGCAGTCGATCGCTCCTGGTCAGCCGTTGAATATTCTGCTGTTTAGTGCAGGGATTATTTTCTTCTGCTTCTTCTATACGGCGTTGATGTTCAATCCGAAAGACGTAGCGGAAAACCTGAAGAAGTCCGGTGCCTTTATTCCGGGTATCCGTCCAGGCGAGCAGTCGGCGCGCTACATTGATGGCGTTTTGACTCGTTTGACCTTGTTCGGTGCTCTCTATATGACGGCCGTCTGCTTGCTTCCCCAGTTCCTGGTGGTTGCGGCAAACGTTCCGTTCTACCTTGGCGGGACCTCGTTGCTGATCGTGGTCGTGGTTGTGATGGACTTCATGTCCCAAGTACAATCGCACCTCGTTTCGCACCAGTACGAATCCCTGATGAAGAAAGCCAACCTGAAGGGCTACGGCAGCGGCATGTTGCGCTGA
- the rpmJ gene encoding 50S ribosomal protein L36, with protein MKVRASVKKLCRNCKIIRREGVVRVICSAEPRHKQRQG; from the coding sequence ATGAAAGTTCGTGCATCGGTGAAAAAGCTGTGCCGTAACTGCAAGATTATTCGCCGCGAAGGCGTTGTTCGGGTAATTTGCAGCGCGGAACCGCGTCACAAACAGCGCCAAGGCTGA
- the rpsM gene encoding 30S ribosomal protein S13, with the protein MARIAGVNIPDNKHTVISLTYIYGVGRTTAQKICAVSGVNPAAKIKDLSDEQIEQLRGEVAKFTTEGDLRREINMKIKRLMDLGCYRGLRHRRGLPVRGQRTKTNARTRKGPRKPIRK; encoded by the coding sequence ATGGCCCGTATTGCAGGCGTTAACATTCCAGATAACAAGCATACTGTTATCTCGCTGACCTACATCTATGGTGTTGGTCGCACTACTGCACAGAAAATTTGTGCAGTGTCTGGGGTAAACCCAGCGGCAAAGATCAAAGATCTGAGCGACGAGCAGATTGAACAGCTGCGTGGCGAAGTGGCGAAGTTCACCACTGAAGGTGACCTGCGTCGCGAAATCAACATGAAAATCAAGCGCTTGATGGACCTCGGTTGCTATCGCGGTCTGCGTCATCGTCGTGGTCTTCCAGTACGCGGTCAGCGTACCAAGACCAACGCGCGTACCCGTAAAGGTCCGCGTAAGCCGATCCGCAAGTAA
- the rpsK gene encoding 30S ribosomal protein S11: MAKPAARPRKKVKKTVVDGIAHIHASFNNTIVTITDRQGNALSWATSGGSGFRGSRKSTPFAAQVAAERAGQAALEYGLKNLDVNVKGPGPGRESAVRALNGCGYKIASITDVTPIPHNGCRPPKKRRV, translated from the coding sequence ATGGCAAAACCTGCTGCTCGTCCTCGTAAAAAAGTTAAAAAGACAGTGGTTGATGGCATCGCCCACATCCATGCTTCTTTTAACAACACCATCGTGACCATTACCGACCGTCAAGGTAACGCTCTTTCCTGGGCAACCTCCGGTGGTTCGGGTTTCCGCGGTTCCCGCAAGTCCACCCCGTTCGCTGCTCAAGTAGCTGCTGAGCGTGCTGGTCAAGCTGCGCTGGAATACGGTCTGAAAAACCTCGACGTTAACGTCAAGGGTCCAGGTCCGGGTCGTGAATCCGCAGTCCGCGCTTTGAACGGCTGTGGCTACAAGATCGCCAGCATCACCGACGTGACGCCAATCCCGCACAACGGGTGCCGTCCGCCGAAGAAGCGCCGCGTGTAA
- the rpsD gene encoding 30S ribosomal protein S4, translating into MARYIGPKCKLARREGTDLFLKSGVRAIESKCNIEAAPGIHGQRRGRQSDYGTQLREKQKVRRIYGVLERQFSGYYKEAAGKKGATGENLLQLLECRLDNVVYRMGFGSTRAESRQLVSHKSISVNGQTVNVPSYQVRAGDVVAVREKAKNQLRIVQALDLCAQRGRVEWVEVDTEKKSGVFKNVPARSDLSADINESLIVELYSK; encoded by the coding sequence ATGGCTCGTTACATTGGTCCAAAATGCAAACTCGCTCGTCGCGAAGGCACCGATCTCTTTCTGAAGAGCGGCGTGCGCGCGATCGAATCGAAGTGCAACATTGAAGCAGCACCTGGTATCCACGGCCAACGCCGCGGTCGCCAGTCCGATTACGGCACCCAACTGCGTGAAAAGCAGAAGGTCCGTCGTATCTACGGCGTTCTCGAGCGTCAATTCAGCGGCTACTACAAAGAAGCAGCTGGCAAGAAGGGCGCAACCGGCGAAAACCTGTTGCAACTGCTCGAATGCCGTCTGGACAACGTTGTATACCGTATGGGTTTCGGTTCTACTCGTGCCGAATCCCGTCAGCTGGTATCGCACAAGTCGATCAGCGTTAACGGTCAGACCGTAAACGTTCCGTCCTACCAGGTTCGTGCTGGTGACGTGGTTGCTGTTCGCGAGAAAGCAAAGAACCAACTTCGCATTGTCCAAGCTCTCGATCTGTGTGCCCAACGTGGCCGCGTAGAATGGGTAGAAGTAGACACTGAGAAGAAGTCGGGCGTTTTCAAGAACGTTCCTGCTCGCAGTGATCTGTCCGCCGACATCAACGAAA